GATGAGGCGGACGTCCTCGCGGCCGGCGTTGCGCAGCAGCGTCGGGATGCGCTCGAGGTCCTCCGGCGTCACCCACACGCCCCGGGGTCGGCGCATGATGTGGCTGAACTGCCGGCAGGCCTGGCCGACCGTCGGGGTGTAGACGATCGGGGCGAGCTCCTCGAGGTGCTCGACGAGGAGGCGGTAGAAGAGGGTCTCGTTGCGGTCCTGGAGGGCGGCGAGCCCGATGTAGCGCTCGAGGTCGTCACCCTTGCGGCGCAGGTGCTCGAGCTCCATCGCGACCTGCTCGTCGATGTCGAGCACGCGGCTCGGCAGCAGGCCGCGCAGCCCGAAGGCGTCGCGCTCGGCCTCGGTGAAGGCGGCGTCCTTGTTCGTGAGCGGGTCGGCGAGCAGCTGCGCGCCGCGAGCCGCCGCTGCCGATCGACCGTCGTGCGCTCCGGGTGACGCGGACCACCCTGGCCGCTCTCGTCCCGGGCGCGGGAGGGCCGAAGGGCCCTCCTGCGCCGGGGCCGGCACGTCGCCCGAGCGGCTCGCAGCCGCTTCGCGTCCGCGACGGGCTGGCGACGCGATCAGCGCCCTCGGCGCGTCCCGAGGACCTCGCCGAGGCGGACGCGCCGCCCGGTTCGCAGCACGGCACGTCGGTAGACGGTGGCGGCGAGGCGCGCGACCCAGACCGTGGCGACGACGCTGCACGCGACGGCCCCGACGAAGCCCCACCAGCTCACCGCCTTGAGCGCGACGAGCACGGGCATCGCGAACGGCGCCGTCGGGGGCAGGTAGGCGAGCACCTCGAGGAGCACCGACGCGTGCCCGGAGGCCGCTCCCGTCAGCGCCATGACGTAGCCGAAGACCATCGGCAGGCTGAGCGGCAGGGCGAGGGTCTGGATCTGGTCCTGGCGTTCGGCGAGCGATCCCGCCGCGGCGTACACCCAGCAGTAGAAGGCGTAGCCGACGACGAGCCACAGGAGCGCCGCGGCGAGCATCGTCGGCGCCGTCCCGCGCAGCAGGTCGGAGCCGACCGCCTCGGCGAGGACGAAGGCGAAGGCCAGGATCGCGCTCGCCTGGGCGAGGGCGACGACGCCGATGCCGAGCACCTTGCCGCCGAGCAGCTGCGCCGGGCGCACGGTGGCGAGCAGCACCTTGGCGACCCGGCTGGACTTCTCCTCCATGACGCCGATGAGCGTCCACGTCTCGTACTGGCTCAGCATGACGAAGACGATGACGACGCCGACGAGCGACGGCCCCCGGGACCCCGTCGCCGGGGGCGGCGCCCCGGCGAGGCCGCGGATCGGGAGCGGCCTCGCCCCGGCGATGCGGGCGGCCTGGTCGGGGGTGAGGTGCGCGGCGGCGACCGCCTCCTCGAGGCCGAGGTCGGCGGCGAGGGCGTGCACGAACCGAGCCGGGGTCGACGCGTCGGTCGCAGCGGGCGCCCGGTCGACGAGCACCTCGCGACCCCCTCGGAGCGCGAGGTCGATCCGGCCGCGTCGCAGCGCCGCGACCGCGGCCTCGAGGCTCGCCTCGGGCGCGAGCTCGAGGCGAGCGCCGGTGCTGCTCGCGGCGAGGGTCATGGCTCGCCGCTGGGCACCCGAGAGGGATCCGACGACCCCGACGCGCTCGGGCCGGGAGGTCCCCCGGGTGAGGGCCGGGATCACGATGGCGGCGGCGACGGCCGCGAGGACGATCGCCGTGACGACGTGGAACGCTCGCGCCCGGACCCGCTCCCGGATCTCGCGGGCCGCGACGAGGCGCGTCTGGCTGCTCGGCCGTGCGCTGCGCAGCCGCCGGGTGCGGACGCGCGCCGATCCGGCCCGGTGCCTGCGCCAGAGGCGGGCTGTCGCGAGGACCACCACGGCCGCGGCGACGACGACCGCCGGCCTCACCCGAGCGCCTCCCGGAACACCTCCGACAGCCGGCGTCGCTCGAGCGCGAACTCCGTGACGCGACCGGCGGCCATGGCGGCGCGCAGCACGGTGTCGCTGTCCACCGCCGGGTCGAGCACGAGGCGCGCGGCCCCCGCCTCGACCTCCGAGAGCGTCACGCCCGGTAGGCCGCGGACCCAGGCCGCCTGCCGGTCGCCCTCGACCCGCACGACGAGGCGGCGTTCGCCGGCGGTCGCGAGGTCGTCGACCCGGCCGCTCGCGACCAGCCGGCCGTGGTCGATGATGACGACTCGCTCGCACAGGTCCTCGACGAGGTCGAGCTGGTGGCTCGAGAAGAGGACGCAGCGGCCGCGCCGGGCCTCGTCGAGGAGGACCGCCGAGACGGCCTCGATGCCGGCGGGGTCGAGGCCGGCGAGCGGCTCGTCGAGGACGAGGAGGTCCGGGTCGTGGACGAGGGCCGCGGCGAGCTGCACCCGCTGCTGGTTCCCGTGCGAGAGGGAGTCGACGCGGTCCTCGGCGCGGGCCGCGATCCCCAGTCGCTCGAGCCACGCCCGGGTGCCGCGAGCAGCATCCTCGCGGCTCGCGCCGTGGAGGCGCGCCAGGTACTCGAGGTGGTCGCGCACCGCCATGCCGGGGTACAGGCCGCGCTCCTCGGGCATGTAGCCGAAGCGCCGCCGCTCGCGCGCCCCGATGGGCGCGCCGTTCCAGCGCACGGTGCCGCCGTCGAGCTCCGCGAGCCCGAAGACGGCGCGCATCGTCGTCGTCTTGCCGGCGCCGTTGGGTCCGAGGAACCCCACGACCTCGCCCGCGGGCACGGCGAAGCTGAGGCCGTCCAGGGCGGTCACCGCGCCGAACCGGCGGGTCAGCCCCTCCACCTCGAGGAGGCCGCCCACCGGCTCAGGTCGCTCGCGACGAGGCGCCCATCGGCCCAGTCTGCCAGCCGGCCGACGTGCCGTTCGGCGAGGCGCGAGCGCCGCGGGCCCCACGGCAGGGCTGCGCCGCCTCGGGGCGCTCGGCGCTCGCTCGCCTCGGCCGTCGGGTGGCAGCTAGGCGGGCGCCGCGGCGCGCTCCTCCGTGCCACGGCCGGCGAACAGGCGCGCGACGACCTCGGCCGCCTGGGGTCGCACGAGCACGCTCGCGACGTCGCCGGGCTGCAGGACGGTCGCGCCGTCCGGGAACAGCAGCGCGCCGCCGCGCTGGACGGTGACGACGATGCAGCCGTCCGGCAGGCCCGAGGCGCGCAGCGCCCGGCCCGCCAGGGGGGAGTTCTCGCCGACCTGGACGTCGATCGCGGCTGCCGTGCGCGACACGCCGCGCAGCGTCCCGAGCCTCGTCCGGATCGCCCTGCCGTAGGCGCGCAGGACGTCGCTCGCGCCGAGCACGCCGACGAGCGACCGGTCCGGGGCGAGCACCGGCACCCAGCCGGGTCCTCCGGCGAGCGCCTCGAGCGCCGTCTCGAGCGAGTCGGTCGCCTGCAGCGTCGGGGCCGTGCCGTCGGCGAGCCGGCCGACGCTCGTTTCGGGGCGCTCGCTCGCCTCGGCTCGCAGGCGCTCGCAGCTCACCGTGCCGACGTAGCGGCCGTGCGCGTCGGACACGGGAGCCCCGGCGACCTGCGCTCGGGACAGGCGGGCGAGGGCCTCGCGCGCCGGTTCGCCCGCCTCGAGGGAGATCCGTGGCGGCACGAGGGCGTCGGCGACCGACAGCGTGGCGAGCATGGGCAGGCCGAGCTGGAGGCGCTGGGCCGGCGTGTCCGCGCGGTTCCTCGGCTGGCTGCGGTAGATGGTCTGGTCGGTCCGGGACACGATCAGGTAGGCGAGGCCGACCGCCACCATCGCCGGCGCGAGGAGCGTGAGCGAGCCGGTCATCTCGGCCACCATGAGCATGACCGCGAGCGGTGCGCGCGCGATCGCGCCGAAGCACGCCATCATGCCCACGACGACGAAGGGGGCGGGGCTCGTCGGTACGCCGGGCGCGATCGGCTCGAGCAGCCGCCACAGCGCTGCACCGGTGAAGGCGCCGATCACCATCCCGGGGCCGAAGATTCCCCCCGAGCCCCCCGAGCCGATGGAGAGGGAGGTGGCGGCGACGCGCGCGAGGGGGAGGACGAGCACGACCCACAGCGGCAGGGAGGCGAGGGACGCGCCGAGCGCGCGCTGGACCCAGCCGTAGCCGGTGCCGAGCACCTGGGGCAGGCCGAGGCCGATCAGGCCGACGAGGAGGCCGCCGAGGGCCGGCTTGAGCGCGCGGCTGCCCGGTAGCCGTCGGAAGAGCGCCGCGGTCCCGTAGAAGCTCCGGGCGTAGGCCAGGCCCATCGGCCCGGCCGCGAGGCCGATGAGCGCGAACCAGCCGAGCTGGAGCGGCTCGTGGAACTGGTAGGTCGCGGCGACGTAGCCGAACAGCGGGGAGAAGGTCTCGATGAGCCCGAAGACGGCGTAGGCGATGATCGAGGCGATGAGCCCCGGGATGAGCGCCTGGACCTCGAAGTCGTCGCGGTAGACGATGTCCGCGGCGAGCACCGCTCCCCCGAGCGGCGCTCCGAAGATCGCGCCGATCCCCGAGCCGATGCCGATCGAGACGGCGACCCTGCCGTCCTCGGGCGACAGGTCGAGGGCCCGCGCGAGCAGGGAGCCGAAGCCGGCGGAGATCTGGGCGGTCGGGCCCTCGCGCCCTCCCGAGCCACCCGAGCCGATGGTGAGCGCCGAGGCGATGATCTTCACGAGCACGACGCGTGCCCGGATCATGCGGGGGTTGCGGTGGACCGCCTCGATCGCGGCGTCGGTGCCGTGCCCCTCGGCTTCCGGCGCGAGGAAGGACACGAGCACGCCGGAGGCCAGCCCACCGAAAGCGAGCACGAGCGGCAGGGCCCACGGACGCGCGAACGACGCGCTCCCCGCCCCGTTGCCCTCCCCGAAGGGGGTGGGGACCCGGTAGCCGACCAGGTCGCCGAGGAGCAGGTGGGTCGCGGCACCGAGGGCGCTGTAGAACGCGACGGCTCCGAGCCCGGCGATCACCCCGATGGCGGCGCCGAGGACGAGCCACTTGCGCAGGTAGGGGGAGCGCCGGATCCAGGCGGCGACCGGCGCGAGCCGCGCCCGAGCGGCGTGGGCGGCTTGCGCAGCCGCCTGCGAGGCGAGCCGGCCGACGAGCACGAGCGGGAGCCGACCGCCGCGCTCGGCGCGTGCCGTCACTGCCACCCCCAGGCCCAGTGCTGGTCGGGCACCTCGCCGGCGGCCCGGGCGAACTGCGTGAGGGCGTCGACGAGGCCGGCGT
The window above is part of the Acidimicrobiales bacterium genome. Proteins encoded here:
- a CDS encoding ABC transporter permease, with protein sequence MRPAVVVAAAVVVLATARLWRRHRAGSARVRTRRLRSARPSSQTRLVAAREIRERVRARAFHVVTAIVLAAVAAAIVIPALTRGTSRPERVGVVGSLSGAQRRAMTLAASSTGARLELAPEASLEAAVAALRRGRIDLALRGGREVLVDRAPAATDASTPARFVHALAADLGLEEAVAAAHLTPDQAARIAGARPLPIRGLAGAPPPATGSRGPSLVGVVIVFVMLSQYETWTLIGVMEEKSSRVAKVLLATVRPAQLLGGKVLGIGVVALAQASAILAFAFVLAEAVGSDLLRGTAPTMLAAALLWLVVGYAFYCWVYAAAGSLAERQDQIQTLALPLSLPMVFGYVMALTGAASGHASVLLEVLAYLPPTAPFAMPVLVALKAVSWWGFVGAVACSVVATVWVARLAATVYRRAVLRTGRRVRLGEVLGTRRGR
- a CDS encoding ATP-binding cassette domain-containing protein, translating into MGGLLEVEGLTRRFGAVTALDGLSFAVPAGEVVGFLGPNGAGKTTTMRAVFGLAELDGGTVRWNGAPIGARERRRFGYMPEERGLYPGMAVRDHLEYLARLHGASREDAARGTRAWLERLGIAARAEDRVDSLSHGNQQRVQLAAALVHDPDLLVLDEPLAGLDPAGIEAVSAVLLDEARRGRCVLFSSHQLDLVEDLCERVVIIDHGRLVASGRVDDLATAGERRLVVRVEGDRQAAWVRGLPGVTLSEVEAGAARLVLDPAVDSDTVLRAAMAAGRVTEFALERRRLSEVFREALG
- a CDS encoding chloride channel protein; its protein translation is MAVTARAERGGRLPLVLVGRLASQAAAQAAHAARARLAPVAAWIRRSPYLRKWLVLGAAIGVIAGLGAVAFYSALGAATHLLLGDLVGYRVPTPFGEGNGAGSASFARPWALPLVLAFGGLASGVLVSFLAPEAEGHGTDAAIEAVHRNPRMIRARVVLVKIIASALTIGSGGSGGREGPTAQISAGFGSLLARALDLSPEDGRVAVSIGIGSGIGAIFGAPLGGAVLAADIVYRDDFEVQALIPGLIASIIAYAVFGLIETFSPLFGYVAATYQFHEPLQLGWFALIGLAAGPMGLAYARSFYGTAALFRRLPGSRALKPALGGLLVGLIGLGLPQVLGTGYGWVQRALGASLASLPLWVVLVLPLARVAATSLSIGSGGSGGIFGPGMVIGAFTGAALWRLLEPIAPGVPTSPAPFVVVGMMACFGAIARAPLAVMLMVAEMTGSLTLLAPAMVAVGLAYLIVSRTDQTIYRSQPRNRADTPAQRLQLGLPMLATLSVADALVPPRISLEAGEPAREALARLSRAQVAGAPVSDAHGRYVGTVSCERLRAEASERPETSVGRLADGTAPTLQATDSLETALEALAGGPGWVPVLAPDRSLVGVLGASDVLRAYGRAIRTRLGTLRGVSRTAAAIDVQVGENSPLAGRALRASGLPDGCIVVTVQRGGALLFPDGATVLQPGDVASVLVRPQAAEVVARLFAGRGTEERAAAPA